Proteins encoded together in one Cellulomonas gilvus ATCC 13127 window:
- a CDS encoding type VII secretion target yields MNEVDVVTRALRHEAETWDEQSATIGRAADAADALRLTGLQAGIFVLMRDAYEGAVDQVAARGREGVPAMADIAGALRANAGAYERGDEDVAQHVTGAY; encoded by the coding sequence ATGAACGAGGTCGACGTGGTCACGCGGGCCCTGCGGCACGAGGCCGAGACCTGGGACGAGCAGTCCGCGACGATCGGCCGGGCCGCGGACGCGGCGGACGCGCTGCGGCTGACCGGGCTGCAGGCGGGCATCTTCGTGCTCATGCGCGACGCGTACGAGGGTGCCGTCGACCAGGTGGCGGCACGCGGCCGCGAGGGCGTCCCCGCGATGGCGGACATCGCGGGCGCCCTGCGCGCCAACGCCGGCGCGTACGAGCGCGGCGACGAGGATGTCGCGCAGCACGTGACCGGCGCGTACTGA
- the sucD gene encoding succinate--CoA ligase subunit alpha yields the protein MAIFLTEASKVIVQGMTGSEGTKHTTRMLASGTHVVGGVNPRKAGTSVEFPGGVQVPVFGTVADAVAQTGADVSVIFVPPAFTKAAVIEAVDAGVPLVVIITEGVPVADTAEFFAYAQDKGVRLVGPNCPGLISPGKSNVGIIPADITGPGRIGLVSKSGTLTYQMMYELRDLGFSSAVGIGGDPIIGTTHIDALAAFEADPETDLIVMIGEIGGDAEERAAAFIREHVTKPVVGYVAGFTAPEGKTMGHAGAIVSGSLGTAQAKKEALEAAGVKVGKTPSETAALARELLTRV from the coding sequence ATGGCGATCTTCCTCACCGAGGCCTCCAAGGTCATCGTCCAGGGCATGACCGGCTCCGAGGGCACCAAGCACACGACGCGCATGCTCGCGTCGGGCACGCACGTGGTCGGCGGGGTCAACCCGCGCAAGGCCGGCACGAGCGTCGAGTTCCCGGGCGGCGTGCAGGTGCCCGTGTTCGGCACGGTGGCCGACGCGGTCGCGCAGACCGGCGCGGACGTCTCGGTCATCTTCGTGCCGCCTGCCTTCACCAAGGCGGCCGTGATCGAGGCCGTGGACGCGGGCGTCCCGCTCGTCGTGATCATCACCGAGGGCGTCCCCGTGGCCGACACCGCCGAGTTCTTCGCGTACGCGCAGGACAAGGGCGTGCGGCTCGTCGGCCCCAACTGCCCGGGCCTGATCAGCCCCGGGAAGTCCAACGTCGGCATCATCCCCGCGGACATCACGGGCCCGGGCCGCATCGGCCTCGTCTCGAAGTCCGGGACGCTGACGTACCAGATGATGTACGAGCTCCGGGACCTCGGCTTCTCCTCGGCGGTCGGCATCGGCGGCGACCCGATCATCGGGACCACGCACATCGACGCGCTCGCGGCGTTCGAGGCGGACCCCGAGACGGACCTCATCGTGATGATCGGCGAGATCGGCGGCGACGCCGAGGAGCGTGCCGCCGCGTTCATCCGGGAGCACGTGACCAAGCCCGTCGTGGGTTACGTCGCGGGCTTCACGGCGCCCGAGGGCAAGACGATGGGCCACGCCGGCGCGATCGTCTCGGGCTCGTTGGGCACCGCGCAGGCCAAGAAGGAGGCCCTCGAGGCCGCGGGCGTCAAGGTCGGCAAGACGCCGTCGGAGACCGCCGCGCTCGCGCGGGAGCTGCTCACGCGCGTGTGA
- the sucC gene encoding ADP-forming succinate--CoA ligase subunit beta produces MDLFEYQARDIFEKHGVPVLGGIVATTPDEARAAAATLLGDQPGVVVVKAQVKTGGRGKAGGVKLARSVEEAGEKAAEILGMDIKGHTVHRVMIAAGARIAQEFYFSLLLDRAERRYLAMCSVEGGMDIEQLAVERPEALAKVAVDPRTGIDQAKADEIVAAAGFDAAIAGQVADVLRTLWTVYRDEDATLVEVNPLVLTEEGRIVALDGKVSLDANADFRHDDHAALEDASAADPLEARAKEKDLNYVKLDGEVGIIGNGAGLVMSTLDVVAYAGERHGGVKPANFLDIGGGASAEVMAAGLDIILTDPQVKSVFVNVFGGITACDAVANGIVAALQILGDEASKPLVVRLDGNNVLEGRRILAEANHPLVTLADTMDGGADKAAELANA; encoded by the coding sequence GTGGACCTGTTCGAGTACCAGGCACGGGACATCTTCGAGAAGCACGGCGTACCGGTGCTCGGCGGCATCGTCGCCACCACGCCGGACGAGGCGCGGGCCGCGGCCGCGACGCTGCTGGGTGACCAGCCGGGCGTCGTCGTCGTCAAGGCGCAGGTCAAGACGGGCGGCCGCGGCAAGGCGGGCGGCGTCAAGCTCGCGCGCTCGGTCGAGGAGGCGGGCGAGAAGGCCGCCGAGATCCTCGGCATGGACATCAAGGGCCACACCGTGCACCGCGTGATGATCGCCGCGGGGGCCCGGATCGCGCAGGAGTTCTACTTCTCGCTGCTGCTGGACCGTGCCGAGCGCCGCTACCTGGCGATGTGCTCGGTCGAGGGCGGCATGGACATCGAGCAGCTCGCGGTCGAGCGTCCCGAGGCGCTCGCCAAGGTCGCGGTGGACCCGCGCACGGGCATCGACCAGGCGAAGGCGGACGAGATCGTCGCCGCCGCGGGCTTCGACGCCGCGATCGCCGGCCAGGTGGCCGACGTGCTGCGCACGCTGTGGACCGTCTACCGCGACGAGGACGCCACGCTGGTCGAGGTCAACCCGCTCGTGCTCACCGAGGAGGGCCGGATCGTCGCGCTCGACGGCAAGGTCAGCCTCGACGCGAACGCCGACTTCCGGCACGACGACCACGCGGCCCTCGAGGACGCGAGCGCGGCGGACCCGCTCGAGGCCCGGGCCAAGGAGAAGGACCTCAACTACGTCAAGCTCGACGGCGAGGTCGGCATCATCGGCAACGGCGCGGGGCTCGTCATGAGCACGCTCGACGTCGTCGCGTACGCGGGTGAGCGCCACGGCGGCGTCAAGCCCGCCAACTTCCTGGACATCGGCGGCGGCGCGTCCGCCGAGGTCATGGCGGCCGGCCTGGACATCATCCTGACGGACCCGCAGGTCAAGTCGGTGTTCGTCAACGTGTTCGGCGGGATCACGGCGTGCGACGCCGTCGCCAACGGCATCGTCGCGGCGCTGCAGATCCTGGGGGACGAGGCGAGCAAGCCGCTCGTTGTGCGCCTGGACGGGAACAACGTGCTCGAGGGCCGCCGGATCCTCGCGGAGGCGAACCACCCGCTGGTGACGCTCGCCGACACGATGGACGGCGGGGCCGACAAGGCCGCCGAGCTGGCGAACGCCTGA